In the genome of Deinococcus aetherius, the window CGCAGAAGTCGTTGGCGGCGAAGATGGCGGTGGGCGGGTCGGGCAGGGCCAGCAGGTCGTGTCCCGCCTCACGTCCCAGCGGCAGGTGCAGGCCGCCGGGGTGGAGAAGGGTCGGGTCGAAGGCGACACCCGCCGCCACGAGCGCTTCCCGGTAGCCCTGCAGGCGCATCACGCCGTCGGGGCGCTCGGGGCTGAGCGGCGAGTCCGGGCGGCCCGTCACGAACCCGATGCGGCGGTGGCCCAGGGCGAGCAGGTGTTCGGTGGCCGCCCGGGCGCCGAGCCGGTTCTCGGGGTTGACGGTTGGCAAGTCGTCCACATTCCAGGCGTTGATGAGGACGACGGGCACGCGGCTGTGCTGAAGCTGTTCCAGCAGCCCCGGCGAGCCGTGCGGCGCCACGATGATCAGGCCGTCCGACACACCGCTGGACAGGGTGGCGACGCGCTGCCGCTCGCGCTCGGGGTCGTTGGAGGAGGTGTAGAGCACGAGGTCGAGGCCGCGCTCGCGGATGGCCTCGCTGGCCCCGCGCACGATCTCGGCGAAATACTGGTTGCTGAGGTCCTGCACGAGCAGGCCCAGAAGGTCCGTGCGTCCGCCCCGCAGGCTGCGCGCCGCGGCATTCGCCACGTAACCGAGTTCACTCGCCGCCGCCAGCACCCGCGCCCGCGTCTCCTCAGAGATTCGGTCGCGGCCGTTGAGCGCTTTGGAAACGGTCATGGCAGAGACGCCCGCGTGTCGGGCGACATCGGTGACGGTGACGGCCTTTCTCATACCCTCCTTTCAATCGCTAGACCAGCCGAATTGTCGAGGATTAACGTTAATCCTTCCGAAGGTATCGGCGACCAGAACCAGCGATATCTATGGATTAGCGTTAACCCAACTGTATCGGGGGAGCTGGGGCCTGTCAAGCGAGGGCCTCTGTCTGGGGGGTTGTGG includes:
- a CDS encoding LacI family DNA-binding transcriptional regulator; amino-acid sequence: MRKAVTVTDVARHAGVSAMTVSKALNGRDRISEETRARVLAAASELGYVANAAARSLRGGRTDLLGLLVQDLSNQYFAEIVRGASEAIRERGLDLVLYTSSNDPERERQRVATLSSGVSDGLIIVAPHGSPGLLEQLQHSRVPVVLINAWNVDDLPTVNPENRLGARAATEHLLALGHRRIGFVTGRPDSPLSPERPDGVMRLQGYREALVAAGVAFDPTLLHPGGLHLPLGREAGHDLLALPDPPTAIFAANDFCAFGVIEAARERGLRVPEDLSVVGFDDVPMAGQVQPALTTVHHPLHDLGHRAATLLLDLLADHAPERHVELPSRLIVRDSTAPPA